The following proteins are encoded in a genomic region of Sebastes fasciatus isolate fSebFas1 chromosome 14, fSebFas1.pri, whole genome shotgun sequence:
- the slc4a3 gene encoding anion exchange protein 3 isoform X2 — MTDTEGQENQGHGTSDKKLVTEHQGPERRRSVQKGFGIPMQHQHEHYSSLSNVEGDFEEFVLDFDDYDLLESIHTQLGSTPEPIRHRFEDNPGVRRHLVKKSSRCQMNRASNSSTPLNSLKRKKKRASDKKTHELFVELNELIVKDHEMRWKERARWIKFEEDVEEETDRWGKPHVASLSFRSLLELRRTITHGAILLDLEQNSLPGIAHLVVETMIISDQIRAEDRPSVLRALLLKHSHPSDLKHRFHRHQSSSSLHGAFNHNNVPDSNLPLVAEEQEEHLDSKGPVYDPKQDVFVSLFKSLHPLPPESHPAAARSMKLLAKIPKDAEAVIVLVGCVEFLEQPAMAFVRLNEAVLLESVLEVPVPVRFIFVLLGPSQSNVDYHEIGRSFSTLMSDKNFHEVAYFADDRQDLLNGINEFLDCSIVIPPSDVEGKDLLKTVADFQKQMLRKRKEREFKRHQSVAGIELNNKEVSPEEEEEGDQEVDPLKRSGIPFGGLIHDIRRRYPHYVSDFKDAVDMQCIAAVIFIYFAALSPTITFGGLLGEKTEGMMGVTELIVSTATLGVIFSLLGGQPLLIIGFSGPLLVFEEAYYKFCQTHNVEYLTGRVWIGFWLIFIVLVMVAAEGSFLVRYISPFTQEIFAFLISLIFIYETFSKLFKVFKEHPLMSMYPSDFSPAYGHQQVDDTLLSQPNTALLSMVLMIGTFFVAFFLRKFRNSRFLGGKARRIIGDFGIPISILVSVLLDYSITDTYTQKLNVPSGFSVTSPDKRGWFISPFGHKQHFPPWMMGASIVPAILVFILIFMETQITSLIVSKKERRLVKGSGFHLDLLLIVILGAICPLFGLPWLTAATVRSVTHVNALTVMSKATAPGEKPMIQEVKEQRLTGLLVAVLVGMSIVMTDVLRLIPLAVLFGIFLYMGVTSLTGIQLYERITLMVTPAKHHPDHIYVTKVKTWRMNMFTIIQLACIVALWVVKSTVASLAFPFVLIMTVPLRRLILSRIFEERELQALDCDEDSPNFDEDGRDEYNEIHMLV, encoded by the exons ATGACAGACACTGAGGGACAGGAGAACCAGGGGCATGGGACCTCTGATAAGAAGCTTGTCACTGAACACCAAGGACCAGAACGTCGGCGCAGTGTCCAAAAAGGCTTTGGCATCCCAATGCAGCACCAACATGAGCACTACAGCTCACTGTCCAACGTGGAAGGCGACTTTGAAGAGTTTGTTTTGGATTTTGATGACTATGACTTGCTTGAGTCAATCCACACTCAACTGGGGTCAACACCCGAGCCTATCC GTCACAGATTTGAGGACAACCCCGGGGTGAGGCGCCACCTGGTGAAGAAGTCGTCACGATGTCAGATGAACCGAGCCAGCAACAGTTCCACACCACTGAACAGcctgaagaggaagaagaagagagcatCAGATAAGAAAACCCATGAG TTGTTTGTGGAGCTGAACGAGCTGATTGTGAAGGACCATGAAATGCGCTGGAAGGAGCGGGCCCGCTGGATCAAGTTTGAGGAGGAtgtggaggaggagacggacCGCTGGGGAAAACCTCATGTGGCTTCACTCTCCTTCCGCAGCTTGCTGGAGCTTCGCCGTACCATCACACACG GTGCCATCCTTCTGGACCTCGAGCAGAACTCTCTGCCCGGCATCGCCCATCTGGTGGTGGAGACGATGATCATCTCTGATCAGATCAGAGCTGAGGACAGACCCAGTGTTCTCCGGGCTCTGCTTCTCAAACACAG CCATCCGAGTGATCTGAAACATCGTTTTCACCGCCACCAATCATCCAGCAGTCTTCATGGAGCCTTCAATCACAACAACGTCCCGGACAGCAATCTGCCACTGGTGGCtgaagagcaggaggagcacCTGGATAGCAAAGGGCCGGTATACGACCCAAAACAAGACGTGTTTGTCAGCCTgttt AAATCTCTCCACCCTCTGCCTCCTGAGAGCCATCCAGCTGCAGCCAGATCGATGAAACTCCTCGCCAAGATTCCCAAAGATGCCGAAGCTGTCATTGTTTTAGTTG GCTGTGTTGAGTTTCTGGAGCAACCAGCCATGGCTTTTGTCAGGTTGAACGAGGCAGTCCTTCTGGAGTCCGTGCTGGAGGTCCCCGTCCCTGTTCGCTTTATTTTCGTCCTGCTTGGTCCCAGTCAGTCCAACGTGGACTATCATGAGATTGGACGCTCCTTctccactctcatgtctgaCAAG AACTTCCACGAGGTGGCCTATTTTGCTGACGACAGACAGGACCTCCTGAATGGTATCAATGAATTCTTGGACTGCAGCATCGTCATTCCACCCTCAGATGTGGAGGGCAAAGACCTCCTGAAGACAGTGGCTGACTTCCAGAAGCAGATGCTGCGCAAGAGGAAGGAAAGAGAATTCAAGAGGCATCAATCAGTAGCTGGAATAGAGCTGAACAACAAAG AGGTGagtccagaggaggaggaggagggagaccaGGAGGTGGACCCGTTAAAGCGCTCAGGGATCCCTTTCGGAGGCCTGATCCACGACATCCGCCGCCGCTACCCACATTATGTCAGCGACTTCAAAGATGCCGTGGACATGCAGTGCATCGCCGCCGTCATCTTCATCTATTTTGCTGCACTGTCGCCCACTATTACCTTCGGAGGCCTGCTGG GAGAAAAAACAGAGGGCATGATGGGAGTGACTGAGCTCATTGTGTCAACTGCAACTCTTGGAGTTATATTCTCGCTGCTTGGTGGTCAGCCCCTCCTCATCATCGGCTTCTCAGGACCCTTACTGGTGTTTGAAGAAGCCTACTACAAG TTCTGTCAGACCCACAACGTGGAGTACCTAACCGGTCGCGTGTGGATCGGTTTCTGGCTCATCTTCATTGTCCTGGTGATGGTGGCAGCGGAGGGCAGCTTCCTGGTTCGCTACATCTCACCTTTTACCCAGGAGATTTTTGCTTTCCTCATCTCCCTTATCTTCATCTATGAGACTTTCTCTAAGCTCTTCAAG GTGTTTAAGGAACATCCTCTGATGTCAATGTACCCCAGTGACTTCAGCCCAGCTTATGGGCATCAACAAGTTGATGACACCCTCCTCAGCCAGCCCAACACTGCTCTTCTGTCTATGGTCCTCATGATCGGCACTTTCTTTGTTGCTTTCTTCCTCAGGAAATTCCGAAACAGTCGGTTTTTAGGTGGCAAG GCCAGAAGAATCATCGGTGACTTTGGCATCCCCATCTCAATTTTAGTTTCAGTGTTGTTGGATTACTCCATTACTGACACttacacacag AAACTCAATGTGCCGTCGGGCTTCTCCGTCACCTCCCCTGACAAGAGAGGCTGGTTCATCAGTCCCTTTGGTCACAAGCAACACTTTCCCCCCTGGATGATGGGAGCTTCTATTGTACCGGCCATTCTTGTCTTCATCCTCATTTTCATGGAAACTCAGATCACTTC ATTGATAGTCAGTAAGAAGGAGCGTCGCCTGGTTAAGGGCTCGGGTTTCCACCTGGATCTTCTGCTCATCGTCATTCTGGGTGCCATCTGTCCTCTTTTCGGCCTGCCGTGGCTCACCGCGGCCACCGTGCGCTCCGTCACTCATGTCAACGCCCTCACCGTCATGAGCAAAGCCACGGCGCCCGGCGAAAAGCCCATGATCCAGGAGGTGAAAGAACAGAGGCTGACCGGACTTCTTGTGGCTGTCCTTGTTG GTATGTCCATAGTGATGACAGATGTGCTCCGCCTCATCCCTCTGGCTGTGCTCTTTGGCATCTTCCTGTACATGGGGGTCACCTCTCTCACAGGCATCCAACTGTATGAACGCATCACACTGATGGTCACGCCCGCCAAGCATCACCCCGACCACATCTACGTCACCAAG GTGAAGACATGGCGTATGAACATGTTCACCATCATCCAGCTGGCGTGCATCGTGGCTCTGTGGGTAGTGAAGTCTACCGTGGCCTCCCTGGCGTTCCCCTTCGTCCTCATCATGACGGTGCCACTGCGCCGCCTCATCCTCTCCAGGATTTTCGAGGAACGTGAGCTCCAGGCG CTGGATTGCGACGAGGACTCTCCCAACTTTGATGAAGATGGACGAGATGAGTACAACGAGATCCACATGCTTGTATAA